A region from the Caldicellulosiruptor naganoensis genome encodes:
- a CDS encoding winged helix-turn-helix transcriptional regulator has translation MKNSNDNIPVCPVEITLTLIGSKWKILILRELMHGTKRFHQLLKSINGISQKVLTQQLRSMEKDGLVIRKVYPEVPPRVEYTLTELGLSLKPILDAMYEWGEKYKKIKRLSKNNNF, from the coding sequence TTGAAAAATTCAAATGATAACATACCAGTTTGTCCTGTGGAAATTACGCTGACTTTGATAGGCAGCAAATGGAAAATTCTTATTTTGAGAGAACTTATGCATGGTACAAAAAGGTTTCATCAACTTCTAAAGTCCATAAATGGCATTAGCCAGAAAGTTCTCACACAGCAGCTGCGTTCAATGGAAAAAGATGGACTTGTTATTAGAAAGGTTTACCCAGAAGTTCCGCCAAGAGTTGAGTATACGCTTACAGAGCTTGGGCTTAGTCTAAAACCTATTCTTGATGCAATGTATGAGTGGGGAGAAAAATATAAAAAAATTAAGAGGCTGTCCAAAAACAATAATTTTTAA
- a CDS encoding flavodoxin family protein, with product MKVIGIVGSPRKGGNTEILVEKILSGAKEAGAEVEVFKLNEMNIHPCQGCNFCQEHGRCRQQDDMQKIYDALYSADALVVGSPIYMSYVTAQTKIFLDRLYALLKIGEGSRIPAGKRCVLVYTQGGGTDGEKIMNEIAGFFKWAFNMEIKAIIGSNNLNPAGEVANRKELLERAFEVGKEIVKGK from the coding sequence GTGAAGGTAATAGGGATTGTTGGCAGTCCGCGCAAAGGTGGCAATACTGAAATTTTGGTTGAAAAAATCTTAAGCGGTGCAAAAGAGGCAGGTGCTGAGGTGGAAGTGTTTAAGTTAAACGAGATGAATATTCATCCCTGTCAGGGATGTAATTTTTGTCAAGAACATGGCAGGTGTAGGCAGCAGGACGACATGCAAAAAATATATGATGCGCTGTATTCTGCCGATGCACTGGTTGTTGGCTCTCCAATTTACATGAGTTATGTGACTGCCCAGACAAAAATCTTTTTGGACAGACTGTATGCTCTTTTAAAGATTGGAGAAGGTTCAAGAATACCTGCTGGCAAAAGGTGTGTGCTTGTATATACTCAAGGCGGCGGCACAGATGGAGAGAAGATAATGAACGAAATAGCTGGATTTTTTAAATGGGCATTTAATATGGAGATAAAAGCTATAATAGGTAGTAATAACCTAAATCCTGCAGGCGAAGTGGCAAATAGAAAAGAATTACTTGAAAGAGCTTTTGAGGTGGGAAAAGAGATTGTGAAAGGGAAATAG
- a CDS encoding IS1634 family transposase, with amino-acid sequence MFVKITNAGGYQYVRLVENYRENGKLKQRVLFNFGRLDILKDDPAFKNIVKKLSDIVAETTTENAKAVTIESEEDISDAVVKNWGYIVYRKLWQELEIDKFLKGKAAKERKIKFDVDKVSFLMTIQRLIEPMSKLRTYHQRSKYFGFEEDIDLNQLYRCLDFLDSVKEDLETYLYQRNKDLFKMVVDVVFYNVTTIYFESCRADELKNFGFSKDNKVNEVQVVLGLLVDKEGRPIGYELFPGNTIDSKTMVKILRKLKEKFSIDKIIIVADKGLNSRINLKMIKEAGYDYIVASRLKNASKEILDEVFNEEGYKRLDGKRCLNAEEIYGDEFKYKVLERTNIVKDEEGKEFKIEENLIITYSSKRAKKDKEDRERLVRKAKELLENKGSITALEKKGARKYLKKKSKSEEYVLDEEAIKRDEKFDGYYAIQTSKKDMDVEEVLGAYHDLWKIEQSFRVMKSCLEVRPIYHFTESRIKGHFVICFLAFLLQRTLEYILRRKGKGISSERIMEAIYSMNFFEIEIKGKKYLIKQKIEGEAGDILNVMKIKGPKNFMTYEEGLEFIGISK; translated from the coding sequence ATGTTTGTCAAAATTACTAATGCTGGCGGTTATCAGTATGTTAGGTTAGTCGAAAATTACCGTGAAAATGGTAAATTAAAGCAAAGAGTACTATTTAACTTTGGTAGACTTGATATTCTCAAAGATGACCCCGCTTTTAAAAACATTGTAAAAAAACTATCTGATATTGTCGCTGAAACAACTACTGAGAATGCAAAAGCTGTTACTATTGAATCTGAAGAAGATATTTCGGATGCAGTTGTAAAAAACTGGGGATACATTGTATACAGAAAGTTATGGCAGGAGCTTGAAATTGATAAGTTTTTAAAAGGGAAAGCAGCAAAAGAGAGAAAGATAAAATTTGATGTAGACAAAGTAAGTTTTTTAATGACCATACAGAGATTGATAGAGCCAATGAGCAAACTAAGAACTTATCATCAGAGAAGCAAATATTTTGGATTTGAAGAGGATATAGATTTGAATCAATTGTACAGGTGTTTAGATTTTCTTGACAGTGTAAAAGAAGATTTAGAGACATACCTGTATCAGAGAAATAAAGACTTATTTAAGATGGTAGTTGATGTAGTGTTTTATAATGTGACGACAATATACTTTGAGAGTTGTAGAGCGGATGAACTTAAAAATTTTGGGTTTAGCAAAGACAACAAGGTAAATGAAGTGCAAGTTGTATTAGGGCTTTTGGTGGACAAAGAAGGCAGACCGATAGGGTATGAACTTTTTCCTGGTAATACGATAGATAGCAAGACGATGGTAAAGATACTGAGGAAGCTGAAGGAAAAATTTAGTATAGATAAGATAATAATAGTAGCAGACAAAGGGCTTAACAGCAGAATAAATTTAAAGATGATAAAAGAAGCTGGGTACGACTATATAGTAGCAAGCAGATTAAAGAATGCAAGTAAAGAAATTTTAGATGAAGTTTTTAATGAAGAAGGATATAAAAGACTTGATGGCAAAAGATGTTTGAATGCTGAAGAAATTTATGGTGATGAATTCAAATATAAGGTATTGGAAAGAACAAATATTGTCAAGGATGAAGAGGGTAAAGAGTTCAAAATAGAAGAGAATTTGATAATAACGTATTCAAGCAAGAGAGCCAAGAAAGACAAAGAAGACAGAGAGAGATTGGTAAGAAAAGCCAAAGAGCTTTTAGAGAACAAAGGAAGCATAACAGCCTTAGAAAAGAAAGGTGCAAGGAAATATTTGAAGAAGAAATCAAAATCAGAAGAATATGTATTGGATGAGGAAGCGATAAAACGAGATGAGAAATTTGACGGTTATTATGCAATTCAAACGAGCAAAAAGGATATGGATGTAGAAGAGGTTTTAGGAGCATATCACGATTTATGGAAGATAGAACAGTCATTCAGAGTAATGAAAAGCTGTTTAGAAGTGCGACCGATATATCACTTTACAGAAAGCAGAATAAAAGGACATTTTGTGATATGTTTTTTGGCATTTTTACTGCAAAGGACATTGGAATATATTTTGAGGAGAAAAGGTAAAGGAATAAGTAGTGAAAGGATAATGGAAGCAATATATTCAATGAACTTTTTTGAAATAGAGATAAAAGGGAAGAAATATTTGATAAAGCAAAAAATTGAGGGAGAAGCTGGAGATATACTGAATGTAATGAAGATAAAGGGTCCAAAAAACTTCATGACATATGAGGAAGGCTTAGAATTTATTGGTATTAGCAAATGA
- the nuoE gene encoding NADH-quinone oxidoreductase subunit NuoE, whose translation MSCPECENRLASNFKNQKVDLSLLDPVLDEYKGEKSNIIAILQKTQEIYGFLPLDALNYISEKTGVKKAKIYGIATFYAQFRLKPVGKYVILQCQGTACHVNGSEEIKNALCDELNIKPGDTTEDGMFTLEEVACLGCCSLAPVMMINGETYGKLTPDKAREIIRRIYEREKNV comes from the coding sequence ATGAGTTGCCCTGAATGTGAGAACAGATTAGCCTCTAATTTTAAAAACCAGAAAGTAGATCTTTCTTTGCTTGACCCTGTTTTGGATGAATACAAAGGAGAAAAAAGTAACATTATAGCGATTTTACAAAAAACACAAGAGATTTACGGATTTCTGCCATTAGATGCATTAAATTACATCTCAGAAAAGACAGGTGTAAAAAAGGCTAAGATATATGGAATTGCAACCTTTTATGCTCAATTTAGGTTAAAGCCAGTTGGAAAATATGTAATCTTACAATGCCAAGGGACTGCATGCCATGTAAATGGGTCTGAAGAGATTAAGAACGCCCTGTGTGATGAATTGAATATAAAGCCAGGTGATACAACAGAAGACGGGATGTTCACATTAGAAGAGGTTGCATGTCTTGGTTGCTGTAGTCTTGCACCTGTTATGATGATAAATGGTGAAACATATGGAAAACTTACACCTGATAAGGCAAGGGAGATTATACGTAGGATATATGAAAGAGAGAAAAATGTATAG
- a CDS encoding NADH-quinone oxidoreductase subunit NuoF, with the protein MKIRVGLGSCGMAAGGNKVMECIQQELRSRNLDIPVEPTGCIGLCFFEPLVDVIDGDDVYTYGNVTPEIIPKIIESHVIGKKPLDEFIVSTSFEPYPILKSQVRIALKNCGRINPEDIDDYIKNGGYEALKKVLTSMTPEEVIEEIKISGLRGRGGAGFPTWFKWDAARKASGDIKYVVCNADEGDPGAFMDRSILEGDPHAVLEGMAIAAYAIGAKEGYIYVRAEYPLAIKRLEIAIEQARNRNLLGNNILNTNFSFDIKLKKGAGAFVCGEETALIASIEGERGMPRLKPPFPAQSGLWGRPTNINNVETYANVPWIIANGGKAFASLGTEKSKGTKVFALAGKIKRGGLVEVPMGMSLREVIYNIGGGIKDDKAFKAVQMGGPSGGCIPADLIDTPVDYESITKTGAIMGSGGMIVMDETTCMVDIARFFLEFTCKESCGKCTYCRVGTRRMLEILDRICNGEGRDGDLELLEELAVSVKDGSLCGLGQTAPNPVLTTLRYFKDEYIAHIRDKKCPAKQCKALITYSILPEKCTGCGLCARKCPTKAITGERLKPHVIDQSKCTKCGTCMNVCRFGAVNVE; encoded by the coding sequence ATGAAAATTCGAGTGGGACTTGGCAGCTGTGGTATGGCAGCAGGCGGAAACAAGGTCATGGAATGTATACAACAGGAGTTACGCTCCAGAAATCTTGATATTCCAGTGGAACCAACAGGTTGTATTGGTCTTTGCTTTTTTGAGCCACTTGTTGATGTCATAGATGGTGATGATGTATACACCTATGGCAATGTTACGCCTGAGATAATACCCAAGATAATTGAAAGCCATGTTATTGGCAAAAAACCGCTTGATGAATTTATTGTATCTACCTCTTTCGAACCCTACCCGATATTGAAGTCGCAGGTAAGAATTGCACTAAAAAATTGTGGCCGAATAAATCCTGAAGATATCGATGATTATATAAAGAATGGTGGTTATGAAGCGCTTAAAAAAGTGCTAACGTCAATGACGCCTGAAGAGGTTATTGAAGAGATAAAGATTTCAGGGTTACGCGGTAGAGGCGGCGCAGGATTTCCTACATGGTTTAAGTGGGATGCGGCAAGAAAAGCAAGTGGAGATATAAAATATGTTGTTTGTAATGCTGATGAGGGCGACCCTGGTGCTTTTATGGACAGGAGCATCCTTGAAGGTGATCCTCATGCAGTTTTAGAGGGAATGGCCATTGCTGCATATGCTATTGGTGCAAAGGAAGGGTACATTTATGTTCGTGCTGAATATCCACTTGCAATAAAGCGTCTGGAGATAGCAATAGAGCAGGCAAGAAATAGAAACCTGCTTGGGAATAATATCCTAAATACCAATTTTAGCTTTGATATAAAGCTAAAAAAAGGTGCAGGGGCATTTGTATGTGGAGAAGAAACTGCACTTATTGCGTCTATAGAAGGCGAAAGAGGTATGCCAAGACTAAAACCGCCATTCCCAGCTCAATCAGGGCTATGGGGTAGGCCTACAAATATAAACAATGTTGAAACATATGCAAATGTGCCATGGATAATCGCAAATGGAGGCAAGGCTTTTGCAAGCTTGGGAACAGAAAAAAGTAAGGGAACAAAAGTGTTTGCACTTGCTGGTAAGATAAAAAGAGGTGGATTGGTTGAAGTTCCTATGGGCATGTCACTGCGCGAGGTTATATACAACATAGGTGGCGGTATTAAAGACGACAAAGCATTTAAAGCAGTGCAGATGGGCGGACCTTCTGGTGGATGCATTCCGGCCGACCTTATAGATACTCCAGTTGACTACGAAAGCATAACAAAAACTGGTGCTATAATGGGTTCTGGTGGAATGATAGTAATGGACGAAACTACCTGTATGGTTGATATAGCAAGATTCTTCTTAGAATTTACTTGTAAAGAATCCTGCGGTAAATGTACTTATTGTCGTGTCGGTACAAGACGTATGCTGGAGATTTTAGATAGGATATGCAATGGCGAGGGTAGGGATGGCGACTTAGAATTGCTTGAAGAACTGGCAGTTAGTGTTAAAGACGGTTCACTGTGTGGACTTGGACAGACTGCTCCAAACCCAGTCCTTACAACCCTTAGATATTTTAAAGATGAGTATATAGCACATATAAGAGATAAAAAGTGTCCTGCAAAGCAATGTAAAGCGCTGATAACCTACTCTATATTGCCTGAAAAATGTACAGGTTGTGGACTTTGTGCAAGAAAATGTCCAACTAAAGCAATAACAGGTGAGCGATTAAAACCACATGTTATTGATCAGAGCAAATGCACAAAGTGTGGAACGTGTATGAATGTTTGCAGATTTGGTGCTGTCAATGTTGAATAA
- the dinB gene encoding DNA polymerase IV, translated as MGRVILHCDLNNFYASVECLYRPELRNKPVAVCGESELRHGIVLAKNQIAKSYGIQTGDVIWQALRKCPNLVILKPNFPLYIRFSKLVQQIYSEYTDLIEPFGIDECWLDVTESTKILGSGRKIAYEIKERIKTELGLTVSVGVSFNKVFAKLGSDYKKPDAVTVITKENFKQIVWPLPAKDLLYVGSATEKKLSSRAIYTIGDIAKSSPEYLKRILGKWGEVLWIFANGLDTTPVTPPLFEDNIKGIGNSITLPRDLTCYEDAEYVIRMLSESVAQRLRQQYLKCYTVQVWIRDSFLFSITRQEKLKNPTFLAREISQKAFEIFKKHWNFKNSIRSLGVRALDLVCANSFYQLEFDSLKKLKLEQLEKAIDQIRRRFGQSAVLPAILLTKSDLPCKIPLHNKIHPVAFFK; from the coding sequence GTGGGCAGGGTGATTTTGCACTGTGATCTTAACAACTTCTATGCGTCTGTTGAATGTCTTTACCGTCCTGAGCTGAGAAACAAGCCTGTTGCTGTTTGTGGTGAAAGTGAGCTTCGACATGGAATAGTTCTTGCAAAAAACCAGATTGCAAAATCATATGGTATTCAAACAGGTGATGTTATATGGCAGGCACTGAGAAAATGCCCAAATCTTGTAATTTTAAAGCCTAATTTTCCTCTTTATATCCGATTTTCAAAGCTTGTGCAACAAATTTACTCTGAGTATACAGATTTGATAGAACCTTTTGGAATTGACGAGTGCTGGCTTGATGTGACAGAGTCTACAAAAATTTTAGGAAGTGGCAGAAAAATTGCTTATGAAATCAAAGAAAGAATAAAAACTGAGCTTGGTCTGACGGTATCTGTTGGAGTATCATTTAACAAAGTATTTGCAAAGCTTGGAAGTGACTATAAAAAGCCCGATGCTGTAACAGTTATCACAAAAGAAAACTTTAAACAAATTGTCTGGCCACTGCCTGCAAAAGACCTCTTGTATGTCGGTAGCGCAACAGAAAAGAAGCTAAGTTCAAGGGCAATTTACACAATAGGTGATATAGCCAAAAGCTCACCTGAATATCTTAAAAGAATCCTTGGCAAATGGGGTGAGGTGCTATGGATATTTGCAAATGGACTTGACACAACACCTGTTACTCCCCCACTTTTTGAAGACAACATCAAGGGAATTGGCAATAGTATCACACTGCCAAGAGATTTGACTTGCTACGAAGATGCAGAATACGTTATTCGAATGCTTTCTGAGTCTGTTGCGCAGAGGCTTCGTCAGCAGTATTTAAAATGTTATACAGTCCAAGTTTGGATAAGAGATAGCTTCCTTTTTTCAATAACAAGGCAGGAAAAACTCAAAAATCCTACTTTTCTGGCAAGAGAAATCTCTCAAAAAGCTTTTGAAATATTTAAAAAACACTGGAACTTTAAAAATAGCATAAGGTCGCTTGGCGTAAGAGCTTTAGATCTTGTTTGTGCAAACTCATTTTATCAGCTTGAGTTTGACAGTTTGAAAAAGCTCAAATTAGAACAGCTTGAAAAAGCTATTGACCAAATTCGAAGAAGGTTTGGGCAGAGCGCAGTTTTGCCAGCTATACTTTTGACTAAATCTGACTTGCCTTGCAAGATTCCTCTGCACAACAAAATCCATCCTGTTGCATTTTTCAAATAA